TGCGAGCTGGGGATCGAGCTGATCGAGAGCGGGAAGGTCGGTCATGGCATGGGCGTGATGGCTGGGCGATCAGTTTACCCGATGAAGCATCAAGCGAGACAGGGAATGGATAAAAGCGATAGCGAGGCAAAGCGCGGCGCGGCGGCGTTGGCGGTGAGGCGGCACCGGGATGGAGAGTGCCGGGCGGATCAGGACCGCGTAGCCGAGGAGACGCCGGTGGCGCTGGTGTTCAACGGCATTTCCCACGCGGTGATGATGGCGACGCCGCTTGATCTTGAGCAATTGGCCATCGGCTTCGCGCTGACCGAAGGCATCGTGTCGCGCGCCGCCGAAATTTTCGATGTCGAGGCCGAGTTTGTCTGCGGCGGCGCGGAAGTGCGGCTGGAAATCGCCCAACCGGCTTTCCTGGCGCTGAAGGACAAGCGACGCAGCCTGGCCGGCCGCACCGGCTGCGGTGTTTGCGGCATAGAAAGCCTGGGCCTGCTGGATTTGCAGCCGGAGCGGCTATCCTCGCCGCGCATGCGCGCCGATGCGGCGGCGATTTCCCGCGCCGCGAGCGAGCTGCCGCGCTGGCAGGCGTTGATGAAGGAGACCGGCGGCGTCCACGCGGCGGCCTGGTGCGCGCCGGCTGGCGAGGTGTTGCGGGTGTTCGAAGACGTCGGCCGCCACAACGCGCTGGACAAGCTGATCGGCCAACTGACGCGGGATGGGGAAGACATGGGCAGGGGCTTCGTGTTCATGTCCAGCCGCGCCAGCTACGAACTGACGCGCAAATGCGCGCGCATGGGCATTCCATTGCTTGCCACCATCTCCGCGCCGACGTCCTTGGCGGTGGATATCGCCCGCCAGGCGGGGATGACGCTGGCGAGCTTCTGCCGGCAGAACGGTTTTGTCGAATATACGGCGGACGACGCTCAAGCCTGAGCAAGGGCCTTAGTTTTGCTGCCGCCAGGCTTGCTCAAGCTTGGCCAGGTCTTCCGGATGATTCAGATTGCTGAAGGCTTCCGGAAGGTCGTCGAACGCCACCGCGACGGCGCCGGCCGACGCCTGCCATTCACGTACCCGGCGGCCGCCGCCGCGAAGATAAGCCTGCAGCGACGGCAACAGCCCGCGCGACAGCGCCATGCACACCGGATGCGGATGGCCGGCGCAATGCGCCACGCTGATTCGGGCCTCGCCTTGCAGCAGCGGCTCCATCAGCCGCGCGGCCAGATCCGCAGGCAGCAAGGGCAGGTCGCAAGGGGCGGTGACTAGCCAATCGCTGGCGCAAGCTCTTAAACCCGCCTCCAAACCCGCCAGCGGGCCGCACTCTGAGAACTCAGGCGCGTCTTCAATCACTAGGCCGAGCGCGGCGTAGCGTTGCAGATTGCGATTGGCGCTGATCAACAGCGCTTCGGCCTGCGGCCGAAGCCGCGCCGCCACGCGTTCGGCCAAGGCTTGTCCCTCCAGCATCAGCCAACCCTTGTCCGCGCCGCCCATGCGCGTGCCTTGGCCGCCAGCCAGCAGCAGGGCGGTGAGTCGGGGCGTGGGGCAGGGTGCAGACATGGCGGACTCCAACAGTGAGTGGCGGGCGTAAGCCTCGGTTAGGCAGGGTTGTTGCGCCTTGGCTTGAACAGCCCTTGTGGAAGCCCTGATGGACGGCGACGGCGGAACGCCCAGCGAGCCGGGCTTCCGCCCTACGGGGCCATCTCGGCATGGGCCTGGGCAATGAAAAACGGCGGCCAAACGGCCGCCGTCAGATCATAGCCCAAAGCGCGCGCTCAATGCAGCTGCGGCGCTTCCTCCGGGATGGTCTCTTCTTGCTTGGCATCGCGGCGCGAGGCGATGAACATATACATCGCCGGCACCACGAACAGCGTGAACAGCGTGCCAATGGACAGGCCGGTGAAGATCACCAGGCCCATGGCGTAGCGGCCGGCGGCGCCGGCGCCGGAAGCGATCACCAGCGGGATCACGCCGAACACCATGGCGGCGGTGGTCATCAGGATGGGGCGCAAGCGGATGGATGCCGCCTGTTCGATGGCCTCTCGCTTGGACAGGCCGGTTTTGCGCAGCTCATTGGCCACTTCCACGATCAGGATGCCGTGCTTGCTGATCAGGCCCATCAGCGTCACCAAGCCCACCTCGGTGTAGATATTGAGCGAGGAGAAGCCCAGGAAGATGAACATCATCGCGCCGAACAGCGCCAGCGGCACCGACACCAGAATCACCACCGGATCGCGGAAGCTCTCGAACAGCGCCGACAGTGCCAGGAATACGATGATGACCGCGAACAGCATGGTGACCAGGAAGCCGCCGGATTCCTGCATGAACTGGCGCGACTGGCCGGAGTAATCCACGCTGTAGCCGGATGGGGCAGCCTGTTGCACCGTGTCGCGCAGGAATTGCAGCGCTTCGCCTTGCGACACGCCGGACACGCCGGAGATGGTCACCGAGTTGAGCTGCTGGAAGCGGGTGATCGATTCCGGCACCACGCTATAGCTGAGCTTGGCCACAGTGCCGACCGGGATCACGCCGCTGGCCGGCGTCTTGATGTAGTAGTCCATCAATTGCGAGGGGTTGAGGCGGTCCACCTGCTGCACCTGCGGAATCACCTTGTAGGAGCGGCCGTCGATGGAGAAGTAGTTGACGTAGCCGCCGCCCAGCGCCGCCGACAGCGCATTGCCCACGTCCTGCTGGGTCAGGCCCAAGGCGGTCAGCTTGTCTCTATCCACTTGCACCGTGGCTTGCGGCTTGTCGATTTTCAAGTCGCCGTCGATGAAGTAGAACTTGCCGGAGGCGCGCGCCTTGTCCAGCACCTGCTGCGCCACCTGGTTCAGGTTTTCGAACGGTTCGGTGGTGTTGATCACGAACTGCACCGGCAAGCCTGAAGCGCCAGGCAGCGGCGGAAACTGGAAGGCCGCCACGCGCGCGCCGGCGATCTTGTTCCAGCGGGCTTGCAGATCCAGCTGGATTTCGTGCGCATTGCGCTTGCGCTCGCCCCAGTCTTTGAACAGCACGCCGCCGATGCCGGCATTGACGGTCGGCACGCCGGTGATCTGGAACATCTGCTCGTATTCTGGCATGCCCTTGGCCACCTGGAACACCTGGTTGGCGTAAGTCTGCATCTGATCGGACGTCGCTGTCGGCGCGCCCACCACTTGCGACATCACGATGCCCTGGTCTTCCTCCGGCGCCAGCTCGGACTTGGACATCTTGAACATCAGGCCCAGCAGCAGGATCAGGATCACGCCCATCACGATCAGCACCGGCCAGGTTTGCAGCAGGCTGTGCAGCAAGCGCTGATAGCCGTGGCGCACCCGCTCGAAGGTGCGGTCGATGGCGTGGACGAAGGGGCTGTTGTCCATGTCGGCGTTGAAGAAGCGCGAGCACATCATCGGCGACAGGGTCAGCGCCACGATGCCGGACACCGTCACCGCGGCCGCCAGCGTGAAGGCGAACTCGGTGAACAGCGCGCCGGTCAGGCCGCCCTGGAAGCCGATGGGCACATATACCGCCACCAGCACCACGGTCATGGCCAGAATCGGGCCGCCCAGCTCGCGCGCGGCGACGATGGAGGCCTGGAACGGCGTCATGCCCTCGCGCATGTGCCGGTCCACGTTCTCCACCACGATGATGGCGTCGTCCACCACCAGGCCGATGGCCAGCACCAGCGCCAGCAGCGTCAGCAGGTTGATCGAATAGCCCAGCATCAGCATGATGAAGAAGGTGCCGATCAGCGACAGCGGCATGGCGATGACCGGCACCACCACGGCGCGGAAGCTGCCGAGGAACAGGAAGATCACCACCGTTACGATCACCAGCGCTTCCACCAGCGTTTTCACCACTTCGTCGATGGAGGTGTTGATGAAGTCGGTGGAGTCGTAGACGATCTCGCCGGTCAGCCCGGAGGGCAGTTGCTTTTGCACGTCGGGGAAGGCTTTGCGCACGCGCGAGGCGACGTCCAGGATGTTGGCTTCCGGCGCCACCTTGATGCCGATGAATACCGAGCGCACGCCGCTGAACGCGACATTGAAGTCATAGTTGTCCGAACCCAGCGTCACATTGGCCACATCCTGCAAGCGGACGATGGCGTCGCCGTTGCGCTTGACCGCCAGTTGCTTGAACTCGTCGACCGTGTGCAGGTCGGTGGCGGCGGTCAACGGGATGGTCACCATCTGGCCCTTGCTGGAGCCCAGCGCCGTCAGCGTGTTGTTGCTGGCCAGCGCGGCGCTGACATCGGCCGCGGTGACGCCGTGCGCCGCCATCTTGGCCGAATCCAGCCAGGCGCGCAGCGCGAACTGGCGGCCGCCCAGGATTTCGGCGGTTTGCACGCCGGAGATGGAGTCCAGCTTGGGCTTGACCACCCGCACCAGGTAATCGGTGACGTTGTTGGTCGGCAGCGTGTTGCTGTAGAAGCCCATATACATCGCGTCGGTGGTCTGGCCGGTCTGCACCGTCAGCACCGGCTGCTGAGCCTGGGCAGGCAGCTGGTTCTTAACCGAGTTGACCTGGGTGTTGATCTCGGTCAGCGCGCGGTTGGCGTCGTAGTTCAGCCGCAGCGTGGCGGTGATGGTGGACACGCCGCTGGTGCTGGACGAGGACAGATAGTCTATGCCTTGCGCCTGGGCGATGGCCGATTCCAGCGGCTGGGTGATGAAGCCGGCCACGGTCTTGGCGTCGGCGCCGTAATAGGCGGTGGAAATGGTCACCACCGCGTTCTGCGTCTGCGGATACTGGTTGATCGGCAGGCCGAACAGCGAGCGCAGCCCCAGCACCACAATGAGCAGACTCACCGTGGTGGCCAGCACCGGCCGCTTGATGAAGATGTCGGTAAAGTTCATGGCTGCGCCTTATTGTTCCTGCGGCGTCGGATTCGGGCTGTTGGCCGGCTGCACCGAGTTGTTGACGGCGATCGGCGTGCCGGTTTTCAACTTCAGCTGGCCGGTGGTGACAACTTCGTCGCCTTCCTTGACGCCGCTGAGCACCGCCACCTGATCGCCGCGGGCGTCGCCGGTGGATACGAAGGCCTGCTGCGCCTCCAGGCCGTTCTTGCCCTGCTTGACGATGAATACGGTGGAGCCGTAGGGGTTGTAGGTGATGGCGGTTTGCGGCAGCGTCAGATGGGGCTGCTTGCTGCCCACTGCGATGCTGGTGTTGGCGAACATGCCGGGAATCAGCTTGCCCTTGGGATTGGCGATGGTGGCCTGCACCTGCACATTGCGGGTGGCGGGGTCGATCTTGGGGTTGATGGCGTTGATCTTGCCGTGGAACAGCTCCTGGCCGAAGGCGTCGCTCTTGATGCTGACCGGCTGGCCGGCGCGGATTTGTCCGATCTGGCGCTGCGGCAGGTTGAAATCGACGTAGATCGGGTCGATGGTCTGCAAGGTGACGATCTTGTCGCCCGGGTTCAGATACTGGCCAGGATTGACCGGGCTGATGCCGACGCGGCCGGAGAAGGGCGCGCGTATGGTTTTCTTGGCCACTTGGGCGGCTTGTTGCGCCACCAGCGCCTTCTTGCTCTTCAGGTCGGCCTCGTCGGCGTCCACCTGGGCTTGGCTGACGCCTTGCACTGCCAACTGGGCGCGGTCGCGCTTCAGCGTGGTGGCCGACAGCTCGGCGGCCGCTTCAAGCGAGCGCAGCTGGGCCTGGTCGGCATCGGCGTTCAGCTGGACCAGCACGTCGCCGGCCTTCACGTCCTGGCCGGACTTGAAGTGCAAGCTGCGCACTTGCCCCGCCACTTCGCTGCTGATGTCCACGCCGTGGACGGCGGAGAGAGAGCCGACGGAATTGAGCTGGGGCTGCCATTCCAGCTTTTGGGCCTTGGTGGTGGAGACGGTCTGCGGGCCCGGTTTGGGCGAGCTGGCGATCAGCTTCTGGATGTGCAGGAAAAAGCCGCCGGCGAGCAGGACAACCAGCGCCAGCACGCCGCCCAGCATGATCAGCATTCGTTTGGTCATGGTTATGGTTCTCTATGATTGTGTGATTACGTGTTCTAGCCGCGGGTTCAACTGCCGCTGTTCTTGTCCAGCGTGGCAGGCTGGTTCCACCAGCCGCCGCCCAGCGCCGCGAACAGCGCCACGGTGTCGCTGTAACGGGTGGCCTGCGCCTGGATCAGGCCGATGCGCGCCTGTTGATAGCTGCGCTCGGCGTCCAGCAGCGCCAGGTAGCTGATGCCGCCCAGCTTGTATTGGCTGGTATGCACCTCAAGCGATTCGCGGGCCCGGGTTTCGGCTTCCGTCTGGGCCTTCAGAGCCAGCGCGTCGGATTCGACCGCGCGCAGGCTGTCCGCCACGTTCTGGAAGGCTTTCAGTACGGTAGATCGGTATTGCGCCTCCGCTTGCTGGTAGGCCGCCTCGGCGCCGCGCCGCTTGGCGCTGAGCGCGCCGCCGTTGAACAGCGGCTGGGTCAAGCCGCCCATGGCGTTCCATAGCGTGTTGCCGATGTCCATATTGGGCAGCACCGTGTGCTGGGTGCCGTAACTGCCGCTGAGCGTGATCTGCGGGTATTGGCTGGCCGTGGCCACGCCGACTTGGGCGCTGGCCTGATGCAGCAAGGCCTCGCTGGCGCGGATGTCGGGCCGCTGCCGCGCCAGGGCGGAGGGCAGCGATACGGGCAGTTGTTCCGGCAGCCGCAGCGCGTCGAGATGGAATTCCGGCAGGCCGCCTTCGCCGGGGAAGCGGCCGGCCAATACGGCCAGTTGATGGCGGGTTTGCGCCAGCGCCTTGTCCAGCGGCGGCACCTGGGCGCGAGTCTGCGCTACCAGCGTATCCTGAGTCAGCGCGGTGGCGCGGGGCTGGGCGCCCAACTCCACTTGCTTGACGATGATGGCCAGCTGCGCCTCTTGAGCCTTGAGCAATTCGCGGGTCGCGTTCAGCTGGCTGCGCAAGGAGGCCTCCTGCACCGCGGTGGTCACGACATTGGCGATCAGGGTCTGGTAAGCGGCCTCGGTTTGGAAGCGCTGGTATTCGGTCGCCGCCATCAGGCCTTCCAGCTGCCTGCGCTCGCCGCCGAACAGGTCCAGCGTGTAAGACACGCCTATGGTGCCGCTGTAAACGTTGAACTCGTTCGGCGTTTCGCCGCTGAGGATGGCGCGTTGGCGACCGCCTCCCAGCTGGGCATTGACGCTGGGGAAATAAGTGGTGCCGGCGGCGGCGTTGTAGTTTTCGCGGGCCTGGCGCAGCGCCGCCTGAGCGGCGTCCAGCGACGGATTGTGCTCCAGCGCGGCGCGGATCAGCTGATCCAGCTCAGGCGAGCGGAACAGCTCCCACCAGCGGGCGGGGATATCCCGGCCGGGCGCGAAAGACTGGGCGGCGCCGGCCTGGCCGACATGGTCGCCGCGAGCCTCTACGGTGCGGGGGGCGAGCGGGCTTTCGGTGTAAGGGCCCTCGGCGGCCTTGGGCAGCGAGGGGCTATGGAAGTCCGGGCCGACCGCGCAGCCGGCGAGGGCCAGCGCGGCGGCCAGCGCGCCTATGCGCAATAAACGCGGCCTTCGCGGATGGGCGGCCGAGGAGGGCATTGATTTGGAATGCACAGCATGCTCCTGAATGATTGAACCGCCGCGCCGTTTGGGGCGCGGCGTTTCCGGAACTTTCCCTTGCCGCCGGCGGCGAGCGGGCGCAAAGGGATCAGCCTGCTATGCTCTATGGATTTTGTTCGTATGTCTACTGACTTGTCGCGCGGGTGAATAAAATGTCGTTTTGTTGATAGGCGGCTTATTGCCCCAGTTGCGCGGCCGCTTCGCGGGGCGTCAGGCCTTGGTGGCCTGTCAAGTGGTCCAGATAGCATATGGCCTGGTTGCCGGGGGCTAGCGCGCGTAATTCCTTCAGCGCTAGCGCTGGCAATTTGGCCAGGGCTGTTTTGCGTATCAGCAAGGTCGCTTCGTCTTTGCCGCGCAACAGCTTGTCCGGGTCGGACAGTTCGCGGATGCGCTGCGTCCAGTGCAGGTATTGCGGTTGCCACAGCGGCGCCACCACCCAGTCGCCCCGCGCCGCGGCTTGCTCGTACGCGCCGACGCAGTCTTCCAGGCTGCCATTTTCAAAATGGTATCCCAGTTCGTCCAGGCGATAGCGGGCCATGATCTCTCGGGAGAAGCGGCTGATGCCGGCGCCGGGGTTGATGCCCTGGATTGTCTTGATCATCCGGGCGGCGACCTCTGGTTTGGCCAGGTCCGCCAGCGTGGAGACAGCTTCCACCGGCACATAGTCCGGCACGCCCCACATGGCGTACGGCGTGTACAAAACGGCCAGCTTTTCCACTTCCTGCTCGAAGGGCGCCAGATAGGCGCCGTGGCTGCCGGGCAGCCAGGCGCTGCATAGTATGTCTCCCTGGCCGCTGGCCAAGAGTTCGAAGGCGCGCTCGTGAGGCGCGCGCCATTCGCTGACGCTGATGCCGTGCTTTTCCAGCACGGCGGCGACCAGGCCGGCGCTGGCGGCGTGAAAGGAGAGATCAATGCTGATTAGGGTCAGATGGGCTTGGGTCATGATTGCTGTCCATGGTTGAGGAGAGCCTGGCGCAAGACCCGACCGGCATGGTCGATCACGGCTCGGGCAGAGGGGGCGACGCCGTCCAGATGCAGGCTGGCGTGGGGCAGGCCAGGCAACAGGGTGGATTCAACCGCCACGCCGGCCGCGCGCAGCGCGTTTGCGTAATCGAGGCCATCGTCGCGCAGCGGATCCAGTCCGGCGGCGATGATGGAGGCGGGAGGCAGGTCTGCCAGGTCAGCGCGCAGCGGCGAGGCATACGGAGACGCGGTGGCCG
The Chromobacterium sp. IIBBL 290-4 DNA segment above includes these coding regions:
- a CDS encoding efflux RND transporter periplasmic adaptor subunit; protein product: MTKRMLIMLGGVLALVVLLAGGFFLHIQKLIASSPKPGPQTVSTTKAQKLEWQPQLNSVGSLSAVHGVDISSEVAGQVRSLHFKSGQDVKAGDVLVQLNADADQAQLRSLEAAAELSATTLKRDRAQLAVQGVSQAQVDADEADLKSKKALVAQQAAQVAKKTIRAPFSGRVGISPVNPGQYLNPGDKIVTLQTIDPIYVDFNLPQRQIGQIRAGQPVSIKSDAFGQELFHGKINAINPKIDPATRNVQVQATIANPKGKLIPGMFANTSIAVGSKQPHLTLPQTAITYNPYGSTVFIVKQGKNGLEAQQAFVSTGDARGDQVAVLSGVKEGDEVVTTGQLKLKTGTPIAVNNSVQPANSPNPTPQEQ
- the fdhD gene encoding formate dehydrogenase accessory sulfurtransferase FdhD, producing MDKSDSEAKRGAAALAVRRHRDGECRADQDRVAEETPVALVFNGISHAVMMATPLDLEQLAIGFALTEGIVSRAAEIFDVEAEFVCGGAEVRLEIAQPAFLALKDKRRSLAGRTGCGVCGIESLGLLDLQPERLSSPRMRADAAAISRAASELPRWQALMKETGGVHAAAWCAPAGEVLRVFEDVGRHNALDKLIGQLTRDGEDMGRGFVFMSSRASYELTRKCARMGIPLLATISAPTSLAVDIARQAGMTLASFCRQNGFVEYTADDAQA
- a CDS encoding efflux RND transporter permease subunit — encoded protein: MNFTDIFIKRPVLATTVSLLIVVLGLRSLFGLPINQYPQTQNAVVTISTAYYGADAKTVAGFITQPLESAIAQAQGIDYLSSSSTSGVSTITATLRLNYDANRALTEINTQVNSVKNQLPAQAQQPVLTVQTGQTTDAMYMGFYSNTLPTNNVTDYLVRVVKPKLDSISGVQTAEILGGRQFALRAWLDSAKMAAHGVTAADVSAALASNNTLTALGSSKGQMVTIPLTAATDLHTVDEFKQLAVKRNGDAIVRLQDVANVTLGSDNYDFNVAFSGVRSVFIGIKVAPEANILDVASRVRKAFPDVQKQLPSGLTGEIVYDSTDFINTSIDEVVKTLVEALVIVTVVIFLFLGSFRAVVVPVIAMPLSLIGTFFIMLMLGYSINLLTLLALVLAIGLVVDDAIIVVENVDRHMREGMTPFQASIVAARELGGPILAMTVVLVAVYVPIGFQGGLTGALFTEFAFTLAAAVTVSGIVALTLSPMMCSRFFNADMDNSPFVHAIDRTFERVRHGYQRLLHSLLQTWPVLIVMGVILILLLGLMFKMSKSELAPEEDQGIVMSQVVGAPTATSDQMQTYANQVFQVAKGMPEYEQMFQITGVPTVNAGIGGVLFKDWGERKRNAHEIQLDLQARWNKIAGARVAAFQFPPLPGASGLPVQFVINTTEPFENLNQVAQQVLDKARASGKFYFIDGDLKIDKPQATVQVDRDKLTALGLTQQDVGNALSAALGGGYVNYFSIDGRSYKVIPQVQQVDRLNPSQLMDYYIKTPASGVIPVGTVAKLSYSVVPESITRFQQLNSVTISGVSGVSQGEALQFLRDTVQQAAPSGYSVDYSGQSRQFMQESGGFLVTMLFAVIIVFLALSALFESFRDPVVILVSVPLALFGAMMFIFLGFSSLNIYTEVGLVTLMGLISKHGILIVEVANELRKTGLSKREAIEQAASIRLRPILMTTAAMVFGVIPLVIASGAGAAGRYAMGLVIFTGLSIGTLFTLFVVPAMYMFIASRRDAKQEETIPEEAPQLH
- the mobA gene encoding molybdenum cofactor guanylyltransferase MobA — protein: MSAPCPTPRLTALLLAGGQGTRMGGADKGWLMLEGQALAERVAARLRPQAEALLISANRNLQRYAALGLVIEDAPEFSECGPLAGLEAGLRACASDWLVTAPCDLPLLPADLAARLMEPLLQGEARISVAHCAGHPHPVCMALSRGLLPSLQAYLRGGGRRVREWQASAGAVAVAFDDLPEAFSNLNHPEDLAKLEQAWRQQN
- a CDS encoding efflux transporter outer membrane subunit, which translates into the protein MHSKSMPSSAAHPRRPRLLRIGALAAALALAGCAVGPDFHSPSLPKAAEGPYTESPLAPRTVEARGDHVGQAGAAQSFAPGRDIPARWWELFRSPELDQLIRAALEHNPSLDAAQAALRQARENYNAAAGTTYFPSVNAQLGGGRQRAILSGETPNEFNVYSGTIGVSYTLDLFGGERRQLEGLMAATEYQRFQTEAAYQTLIANVVTTAVQEASLRSQLNATRELLKAQEAQLAIIVKQVELGAQPRATALTQDTLVAQTRAQVPPLDKALAQTRHQLAVLAGRFPGEGGLPEFHLDALRLPEQLPVSLPSALARQRPDIRASEALLHQASAQVGVATASQYPQITLSGSYGTQHTVLPNMDIGNTLWNAMGGLTQPLFNGGALSAKRRGAEAAYQQAEAQYRSTVLKAFQNVADSLRAVESDALALKAQTEAETRARESLEVHTSQYKLGGISYLALLDAERSYQQARIGLIQAQATRYSDTVALFAALGGGWWNQPATLDKNSGS
- a CDS encoding glycine betaine ABC transporter substrate-binding protein; the encoded protein is MTQAHLTLISIDLSFHAASAGLVAAVLEKHGISVSEWRAPHERAFELLASGQGDILCSAWLPGSHGAYLAPFEQEVEKLAVLYTPYAMWGVPDYVPVEAVSTLADLAKPEVAARMIKTIQGINPGAGISRFSREIMARYRLDELGYHFENGSLEDCVGAYEQAAARGDWVVAPLWQPQYLHWTQRIRELSDPDKLLRGKDEATLLIRKTALAKLPALALKELRALAPGNQAICYLDHLTGHQGLTPREAAAQLGQ